In one Vanacampus margaritifer isolate UIUO_Vmar chromosome 11, RoL_Vmar_1.0, whole genome shotgun sequence genomic region, the following are encoded:
- the map3k19 gene encoding uncharacterized protein map3k19, with product METPMDTMQGCQDAVITSRATLPSLGKNYRRRSHLFPVPSPGRLAQRSNHLPEPPTHRQRTRSVLNASPSSFGLLSLAEPNKLSQSAPSILEPRLRADYVLQARAHIQTRLGSHEAISQLKGPTLALQPASPLRTPKQLAPLDLRLRDNSTAIVLKHSVPLKPISKSPISRTHIGRRFSWGTPRTRSLPTRGGSEDSGSSTSSRSSTDLEDEDCEREDVHLMFAEAEHPEDSEFFNGKMEPSLKAPSQSGFISASHKSTSTDLQRTEPVSCQTLRNCNHATQDYSLTPSGDTVKHKTAISTKCSNNGCTTTDKQANTTIKGYLANDPATAKDSKIDEVVSCKTEGGKLNHVSAFLQSPLKCPINNQCTGLKPAKSKKALKPAQSAAKESSPNCELRTNLGHKDIHVFTPNKTPKKLSPSNQSRDNTGRSPEQIVTEQVRESLVNSKSVKVSRTSNNSLPRKRGTVSAHSRKANPDKLCTNQTPKCPTAREPKSARQLNGPDVARIRRSKSAVDFITYQDMFTTIQSESEGPAIYEMFAGPVYDNLRNPAGADDKHLRSALSRKSQEKRTVKSRPWKRVQTRIRRSPTGTAPVATKGKAKLAFSRTKARLTHATKPAHKRNSSKPETTVVFVNDGVICNNTREKIDDPTSSSIEEDISVLKPETLKTDEKSARFTCRTMEERTLNSADIRNLPVLRNQMTPESSKNNQMPTNETEKSCHSSELPVTSPVYQKFVNGVGEGPLTDDLLQCLAEELISLDEKDITTSPRAPNLDLENKNGDNRILESNAYSGVMLTDLTALHGSGLGDAISWTKGEVLGRGAYGTVSCGLTNQGQLIAVKQVTLDTSDPETARREYSRLQGEVELLKTLSHANIVGFLGTSLYQHMVSIFMEYIPGGSIASVLHRFGPLPERVLALYTCQILEGVAYLHQNRVIHRDLKGNNVMLMPTGVIKLIDFGCARRISRVSHASSGDLLKSVHGTPYWMAPEVITETGYGRKSDIWSVGCTVFEMATGKPPLAHMSKIAALFYIGAKRGLMPSLPEGFSNGAKDFVNICLTSDQRLRPSADQLLQHSFLPRNKTPFAKRNHFCGHPDGLCG from the exons ATGGAAACGCCGATGGATACGATGCAAGGCTGCCAGGACGCGGTGATAACGAGCAG GGCAACTTTGCCGAGCTTAGGCAAAAACTACAGGCGCCGGAGCCATTTGTTTCCTGTTCCTTCTCCAGGACGACTGGCTCAGAGAAGCAACCACCTGCCCGAACCCCCAACACACAG GCAGAGAACAAGAAGTGTGCTCAACGCATCTCCGTCCTCCTTTGGCCTGCTCTCCTTAGCAGAACCGAACAAGCTCAGCCAATCAGCTCCAAGCATATTGGAACCACGACTGCGTGCCGACTATGTGCTTCAAGCCCGGGCGCACATTCAAACAC GACTGGGCTCTCACGAAGCAATCAGTCAACTAAAG GGTCCCACACTGGCTCTGCAACCAGCTTCGCCTCTCCGGACACCCAAGCAGCTGGCCCCACTGGACCTCAGGCTACGAGACAACTCGACTGCAATAGTGCTGAAGCACAGTGTTCCCTTGAAGCCCATCAGCAAGAGCCCAATTTCTAGGACCCACATTGGGCGGAGATTTTCATGGGGCACCCCACGTACCAGGTCGCTCCCCACAAGGGGTGGCAGTGAAGACAGCGGGTCCAGCACCAGCAGCCGGAGTTCTACTGATCTGGAAGATGAGGATTGCGAAAGGGAAGACGTTCACTTGATGTTCGCTGAGGCCGAGCATCCTGAAGACAGCGAGTTCTTTAATGGCAAGATGGAGCCCAGTTTAAAAGCTCCGTCGCAAAGCGGTTTCATTTCAGCGAGCCACAAGTCAACCAGCACAGACCTGCAGAGAACAGAGCCTGTGAGCTGTCAGACTTTGAGAAATTGCAACCACGCAACGCAGGATTACAGTTTGACCCCAAGCGGAGACACAGTGAAACACAAAACAGCAATCTCAACAAAGTGTAGCAATAACGGCTGCACTACGACTGATAAGCAAGCAAATACAACAATTAAGGGTTACTTAGCTAATGATCCAGCAACTGCAAAAGATTCCAAGATAGATGAGGTTGTTTCTTGTAAAACAGAGGGCGGTAAGTTAAATCATGTCTCTGCTTTTCTACAAAGCCCATTAAAATGTCCAATTAACAACCAATGTACGGGTCTCAAGCCAGCAAAATCGAAGAAAGCATTAAAGCCTGCCCAAAGCGCGGCAAAAGAATCCAGTCCAAACTGTGAACTGAGGACAAACCTTGGACACAAAGACATACATGTCTTTACCCCGAACAAGACCCCTAAAAAACTCTCTCCGTCCAATCAATCCAGAGATAATACTGGAAGAAGCCCTGAACAAATTGTGACTGAACAGGTTAGGGAGTCTTTGGTTAACTCCAAATCGGTTAAGGTTAGTAGAACCTCTAACAACTCCTTACCAAGGAAGAGGGGTACTGTTAGTGCACACAGCAGAAAGGCAAATCCGGACAAGTTGTGCACGAACCAAACGCCAAAGTGCCCAACAGCCAGAGAACCCAAAAGTGCACGGCAGCTAAACGGTCCAGATGTCGCTCGGATACGAAGATCAAAATCTGCGGTGGACTTCATCACATaccaagacatgtttacaacgATTCAAAGTGAGAGTGAAGGACCTGCTATTTACGAGATGTTTGCTGGTCCCGTCTACGATAATCTTCGAAATCCAGCCGGCGCTGACGACAAACACTTGCGGTCTGCCCTTTCCAGGAAGTCGCAAGAAAAACGTACAGTCAAATCCAGACCCTGGAAACGAGTGCAGACGAGGATAAGGAGAAGCCCAACAGGGACGGCGCCGGTTGCAACTAAAGGCAAAGCAAAACTCGCATTCTCACGGACAAAAGCTCGCCTCACACATGCAACAAAGCCGGCACACAAAAGGAACAGCAGTAAACCTGAGACGACAGTCGTTTTTGTGAATGACGGTGTGATATGTAATAACACTCGAGAAAAGATTGATGATCCAACATCATCTAGCATAGAAGAAGATATTTCTGTACTGAAGCCTGAAACTCTAAAAACGGATGAAAAATCTGCGCGCTTTACATGTAGAACTATGGAAGAAAGAACTTTAAATTCAGCAGATATCAGAAATCTGCCAGTGCTGAGAAATCAAATGACTCCCGAGTCatcaaaaaacaaccaaatgccAACAAATGAAACAGAGAAATCTTGTCACAGTAGTGAGCTACCTGTTACGTCGCCAGTTTATCAGAAGTTTGTGAATGGTGTGGGGGAGGGGCCACTTACAGATGACTTGCTGCAATGTCTGGCTGAAGAGTTGATCTCACTGGATGAGAAAGATATTACGACTAGCCCACGTGCCCCAAACCTGGACCTGGAGAACAAAAACGGAGACAATCGCATCTTAGAAAGCAACGCTTACTCTGGG GTTATGTTAACGGACTTGACAGCCTTGCATGGTTCCGGGTTAGGTGATGCTATTTCGTGGACTAAGGGTGAAGTCCTTGGCCGTGGAGCCTACGGGACA GTATCCTGCGGCTTGACCAACCAAGGCCAGTTAATAGCTGTGAAGCAGGTGACTCTGGATACCTCCGACCCAGAGACCGCAAGGAGAGAATATAGTCGTCTTCAAGGGGAAGTCGAGCTGCTTAAAACCCTGAGCCACGCCAATATTGTGGGTTTCCTCGGGACCTCCCTTTACCAGCACATGGTTTCCATCTTCATGGAGTACATCCCAGGGGGATCCATTGCGAGCGTTCTACACAG ATTTGGTCCACTGCCAGAGCGTGTTTTGGCATTGTACACCTGCCAGATCCTGGAAGGGGTGGCATACCTTCACCAAAACCGCGTCATTCACCGTGACTTGAAGGGAAACAACGTCATGTTGATGCCCACCGGGGTCATCAAGCTCATAGACTTTGGTTGCGCACGCCGCATCAGCCGCGTAAGCCACGCCAGCAGCGGGGATCTGCTCAAGTCGGTTCATGGTACACCTTACTGGATGGCTCCAGAG GTGATCACAGAGACAGGATATGGCAGAAAATCGGATATATGGAGTGTGGGTTGCACCGTCTTTGAAATGGCCACAGGGAAACCCCCACTAGCACACATGAGCAAGATCGCTGCCTTGTTCTATATTGGAGCCAAAAGAGGATTGATGCCATCGTTGCCAGAGGGATTCTCAAACGGTGCCAAAGACTTTGTCAACATTTGCTTGACGAG TGACCAGAGATTGCGGCCATCTGCGGACCAACTGCTCCAACATTCGTTTCTTCCAAGGAACAAGACTCCGTTTGCAAAGAGAAATCACTTCTGTGGTCATCCAGATGGACTTTGTGGTTAA